The following are encoded together in the Capsulimonas corticalis genome:
- a CDS encoding efflux RND transporter periplasmic adaptor subunit → MMRRTRIQAAALAFLITAGAMGVAGCGKKPADDAAKKDASGIGGEGGAIPVEAITVQTGTIEQTVPVTGSLAALQDVTLSAKANGRVDAVFAREGDYVHKGQLMVRQDTTDLEANVRQQEANVQSAISKVSQAQTNYNIQVTQAKQNVLQARAQVAAEQQTYLKTLRGSRPQEVLQSESSVTLAKANMSNSLVTLNRNKNLYAQGAIAKADLDTAQTTYDVNKAQYENAVAALKLVQEGSRQEDIAAELQKVRQQQNNLNNAIANEQLVAVRRDDIVAAQAGVAQAKATLTYNQVQLQNASIYAPIDGIVASRSTEPGQIAAPGSGLMRIVNVKTVYYQPTVSETDFSDTHVGTPVNVTVDAFAGKTFAGKVSAIYPAASAGERGFSLRVTVPNPDNILRPGMFARGQVVTHVARAVPIVPTTALVPDSGTNAAASSDASVTTSSLTPSQHVVILGSGNKAEIRKVTVGIITPDRAEIASGLKGGEKIITVGQQNLKDGDKLAVLDTAGDSGAKVSQR, encoded by the coding sequence ATGATGCGTAGAACAAGGATTCAGGCAGCGGCGCTGGCGTTCCTCATCACCGCCGGCGCCATGGGAGTGGCCGGCTGCGGCAAAAAACCGGCGGATGACGCCGCGAAGAAAGATGCGTCCGGCATCGGCGGCGAAGGCGGAGCGATCCCCGTGGAGGCCATCACGGTTCAAACCGGGACGATCGAACAGACCGTGCCGGTCACGGGCAGCCTGGCGGCGCTTCAGGACGTCACGCTTTCGGCGAAGGCCAACGGCCGTGTCGACGCCGTGTTCGCCCGAGAGGGCGATTACGTGCATAAGGGCCAGCTCATGGTCCGCCAGGACACGACGGACCTGGAAGCTAATGTCCGCCAGCAGGAAGCCAATGTGCAGTCGGCGATCTCCAAAGTGTCGCAGGCGCAGACCAATTACAATATTCAAGTGACGCAGGCTAAGCAAAATGTGCTCCAGGCCCGCGCCCAGGTCGCCGCCGAGCAGCAGACGTATTTGAAGACGCTGCGCGGCTCACGCCCGCAGGAAGTGCTTCAGTCTGAGAGTTCGGTCACGCTGGCTAAGGCCAACATGAGCAACTCGCTGGTCACGCTCAACCGCAACAAGAACCTTTACGCGCAGGGCGCCATCGCGAAGGCCGATCTGGACACCGCGCAGACGACTTACGACGTCAACAAGGCGCAGTACGAAAACGCCGTCGCCGCTTTAAAGCTCGTTCAGGAAGGCAGCCGTCAGGAAGACATCGCCGCGGAGCTGCAAAAAGTGCGCCAGCAGCAGAATAACCTCAACAACGCCATCGCCAACGAGCAGCTGGTCGCCGTCAGGCGCGACGATATCGTTGCGGCGCAGGCCGGAGTCGCCCAGGCGAAGGCGACGCTGACATACAATCAAGTTCAGCTGCAAAACGCGTCGATCTACGCGCCGATCGACGGTATCGTCGCCTCCCGCTCCACCGAGCCGGGACAGATCGCCGCGCCGGGCTCGGGCCTGATGCGGATCGTCAACGTCAAGACCGTTTACTACCAGCCGACGGTCTCGGAAACGGACTTCAGCGACACGCATGTCGGCACGCCGGTCAATGTGACGGTGGACGCCTTCGCGGGCAAGACGTTCGCGGGCAAAGTCTCCGCGATCTATCCCGCCGCCAGCGCGGGAGAGCGCGGCTTCAGCCTGCGCGTGACCGTACCGAACCCGGACAACATCCTGCGCCCCGGCATGTTCGCGCGCGGCCAGGTCGTCACCCATGTCGCCCGCGCCGTGCCGATCGTCCCGACCACGGCCCTCGTGCCGGACTCCGGGACGAACGCCGCGGCCAGCAGCGACGCCTCGGTCACCACAAGCTCGCTGACGCCGTCACAGCATGTGGTCATCCTCGGTTCTGGAAATAAGGCGGAGATCCGCAAGGTTACGGTCGGGATCATCACCCCGGACCGCGCGGAGATCGCCAGCGGCCTCAAGGGCGGCGAAAAGATCATCACGGTCGGCCAGCAGAACCTGAAAGACGGCGACAAGCTAGCGGTTCTGGACACTGCCGGAGACAGCGGCGCGAAGGTGTCGCAGCGGTAA
- a CDS encoding TolC family protein, translating to MKPQVTVRYGRRIAPALSLAFTSLAAGASPAFSQAAAPAPTVTAPAAGAATPETPAPVMPTPIAAAPTTAAPAAGTTASASGVKLMTLDEAVALALSNNSSVLLARERYKKAGEQITQATAQAFPTVRIDVGDTLSSTRGYGSGVTGGSSSSVTLPGGGTIPTITDQGGGSVQTFVGGGGGGNATGSGTSSSGATTTSPSSSSPSATGGGTVNTGVGGGTTSGTSNGTSSGGTSTGTGTGAGGVAPNLLKRLSDETQAAAATARDTTGGTGTGTGTGTVSTNGSQGNYNTYGARLSVTQGVDIFRLVPAAEDVLRRTRDFYQTDLDRVSNEVALSVKTAFFTVLRDQEDVRVQQEQVTADTENVRITQAKYTQGTVAQYDLLTAETTLSSAQQALYKAQNQVNIDQANLNAALGTPPDAATAVDPASLPAPTETFDLQQSTATAYAKRPEMIQAGNNITIAEKLVKLAGATLLPSLSLTGTAGYAGTPSPGSKRDSYSIAADLGIPLYDGGTTKSKVRSAQIDLETQKITKSQLQQNVAIEVRQAYLNIENAKSRLASAAQGVTQAREAVRLANVRYQNGISAFIEVTNAQAQLVTAENDQLSAFYDYQTSRAQLIRAEGGR from the coding sequence GTGAAGCCTCAAGTTACGGTCCGTTACGGGCGGCGTATCGCCCCCGCTCTCTCCCTTGCGTTCACTTCTCTGGCCGCGGGCGCATCGCCCGCGTTCTCGCAGGCGGCGGCGCCTGCCCCGACCGTGACGGCCCCCGCCGCCGGGGCCGCCACTCCCGAAACACCGGCTCCGGTCATGCCCACGCCAATCGCAGCGGCTCCCACGACGGCGGCGCCCGCCGCTGGGACAACGGCTTCGGCGAGCGGCGTCAAACTGATGACGCTGGACGAAGCGGTCGCGCTGGCGCTTTCCAATAACTCTTCGGTGCTGCTGGCGCGCGAGCGCTATAAGAAGGCTGGAGAACAGATCACGCAGGCGACGGCGCAGGCGTTTCCCACGGTCAGGATCGATGTCGGCGATACGCTGTCCAGCACGCGCGGCTACGGCAGCGGCGTGACCGGCGGCTCCAGCTCATCCGTCACGCTCCCGGGCGGCGGAACCATCCCGACCATCACGGATCAGGGCGGCGGCTCGGTGCAGACATTTGTCGGCGGCGGAGGCGGCGGCAACGCGACGGGCTCGGGGACCAGCTCCAGCGGCGCCACGACCACCAGCCCCTCATCCTCCAGCCCATCCGCCACGGGCGGCGGCACGGTCAATACGGGGGTCGGCGGCGGGACGACCAGCGGAACCAGCAATGGGACATCCAGCGGCGGAACTTCGACCGGGACCGGAACGGGCGCCGGCGGCGTAGCCCCCAACCTTCTGAAGCGACTGTCCGATGAAACTCAGGCCGCCGCGGCCACCGCCAGAGACACCACGGGCGGCACGGGAACGGGAACGGGGACCGGCACGGTCTCCACCAATGGGAGCCAGGGCAATTACAATACCTATGGCGCGCGGCTGAGCGTCACGCAGGGCGTCGATATCTTCCGTCTCGTGCCGGCGGCCGAGGATGTGCTGCGGCGGACACGCGACTTCTACCAGACTGATCTCGACCGAGTCAGCAATGAAGTGGCGCTGTCGGTCAAAACCGCGTTCTTCACCGTGCTGCGCGATCAGGAAGACGTCCGGGTTCAGCAGGAGCAGGTGACCGCCGATACCGAAAACGTTCGGATCACACAGGCGAAATACACGCAGGGCACAGTGGCGCAATACGACCTGCTGACGGCGGAGACCACGCTCTCCAGCGCGCAGCAGGCGCTTTACAAAGCGCAGAACCAGGTCAATATCGACCAGGCGAACCTGAACGCGGCGCTGGGAACGCCTCCGGACGCCGCCACGGCGGTCGATCCGGCCAGCCTCCCCGCCCCCACGGAGACATTCGATCTCCAGCAAAGCACGGCGACGGCTTACGCCAAGCGCCCAGAGATGATCCAGGCGGGCAACAACATCACGATCGCCGAAAAGCTCGTCAAGCTCGCCGGCGCGACGCTGCTGCCCTCGCTCAGCCTGACAGGCACGGCCGGCTACGCGGGAACTCCCTCCCCCGGCAGCAAGCGCGACTCTTACAGCATCGCGGCGGACCTGGGCATTCCGCTCTATGACGGCGGCACGACAAAATCCAAGGTGCGCTCGGCTCAGATCGATCTGGAGACCCAGAAGATCACCAAGTCGCAGCTGCAGCAAAACGTCGCGATCGAAGTGCGGCAGGCGTATTTGAATATCGAAAACGCGAAATCGCGGCTTGCCTCCGCCGCACAGGGCGTAACACAAGCGCGGGAAGCCGTGCGCCTCGCCAATGTGCGTTACCAGAACGGCATCAGCGCGTTTATCGAAGTCACCAACGCCCAGGCGCAGCTGGTGACGGCGGAGAACGATCAGCTCAGCGCATTTTACGACTACCAGACATCTCGCGCGCAGCTCATTCGCGCCGAGGGCGGACGTTGA
- a CDS encoding AbrB/MazE/SpoVT family DNA-binding domain-containing protein, which produces MSDEKRRKPHRFEEHFYGSATVGERGQIVIPADARKRFQIETGDKLLIMGTPDDKGLVLCKIDDIREFMTMFLEGLQNIEKESNDSTPEEKAA; this is translated from the coding sequence ATGAGTGATGAGAAGCGCAGGAAACCGCATCGGTTTGAAGAGCATTTCTACGGGTCGGCGACCGTCGGCGAGCGCGGGCAGATCGTAATTCCCGCCGACGCCCGCAAGCGATTCCAGATCGAGACCGGCGACAAACTGCTGATCATGGGCACCCCGGACGATAAAGGGCTCGTGCTCTGCAAGATCGACGATATCCGAGAATTTATGACGATGTTCCTGGAGGGGCTTCAGAACATCGAAAAAGAATCCAACGACAGCACTCCGGAGGAAAAAGCCGCGTGA
- a CDS encoding TetR/AcrR family transcriptional regulator has protein sequence MDDCTCERSARQESRGDKRRRELVGAACRLIAEKGFEGLRVRDIAAAAGVNIATLHYYFPEKEDLIRGVIEHILQQFISSNAPIANNVRMSAADQLQAMVANMEYRVKDHSEICVVLTEITTRAHRDAAIHQMMIEIESGWRSRLSSLIAAGHVDGSIPASTDPEAAASLLTAMFRGLMTQAVYRLDDTDFTAVAKLARQWIGSPQTPG, from the coding sequence TTGGACGACTGCACTTGCGAACGCTCCGCGCGACAAGAATCGCGCGGCGACAAGCGCCGCCGCGAGCTGGTGGGCGCGGCGTGCCGCTTGATTGCGGAAAAGGGTTTTGAGGGCCTGCGCGTGCGTGACATCGCCGCCGCCGCCGGCGTGAACATCGCGACGCTGCATTACTATTTCCCGGAAAAGGAAGATCTCATTCGGGGAGTCATCGAGCATATCTTGCAGCAATTCATTTCCTCGAACGCGCCGATCGCCAATAATGTGCGGATGAGCGCGGCGGATCAACTGCAGGCGATGGTCGCCAACATGGAGTACAGAGTCAAAGATCATTCGGAGATATGCGTTGTTCTCACCGAAATCACCACCCGCGCCCATCGCGACGCGGCGATCCATCAGATGATGATTGAAATCGAAAGCGGGTGGCGATCTCGTCTCAGCAGTTTGATCGCCGCCGGCCACGTGGATGGAAGCATTCCCGCGAGCACGGATCCGGAAGCTGCGGCGTCCCTGCTGACGGCCATGTTCCGGGGATTGATGACGCAAGCGGTCTACCGTCTGGACGACACGGACTTTACAGCCGTTGCGAAGCTCGCCCGCCAGTGGATCGGGAGCCCGCAAACCCCCGGTTAG
- the cysE gene encoding serine O-acetyltransferase: MIANGSIKDVFRHLREDIQTIRLKDPAATSLAEVLTYAGFWAIFYHRIAHRFYKRNWRFPARAISQWSRFLTNIEIHPGATIGKRFFIDHGAGVVIGETAVIGDDVLMYHQVTLGGTSLEKTKRHPTIGNNVLLGMGAKVLGNITVSDGARIGANAVVTRDVPPNTSVVGVPGRILIQDGQHISERSIAQVMDQALGNADPMGEIIRRALHEIEDLKCRIEAAEEDLHPERILTRLQDSAREKSLADEFEEMLNADTFTPNRRENVAGEGI; the protein is encoded by the coding sequence ATGATTGCGAATGGGAGCATCAAAGACGTGTTTCGTCATCTGCGTGAAGATATACAAACAATTCGACTGAAGGACCCGGCGGCGACGTCGCTGGCCGAGGTTCTGACGTACGCCGGTTTCTGGGCGATTTTCTATCATCGGATCGCGCATCGCTTTTACAAACGAAATTGGCGCTTTCCAGCGCGCGCGATCTCTCAGTGGAGCCGATTTCTCACGAACATCGAGATCCATCCGGGGGCGACGATCGGCAAGCGTTTCTTTATCGATCACGGCGCGGGCGTCGTGATCGGGGAAACGGCGGTCATCGGCGACGATGTCTTGATGTACCACCAGGTGACTCTGGGCGGAACATCGCTGGAGAAGACCAAGCGCCATCCGACGATCGGAAACAATGTGCTGCTGGGCATGGGCGCGAAGGTGCTCGGAAACATCACCGTGAGCGACGGCGCGCGCATCGGCGCGAATGCGGTCGTGACGCGGGATGTGCCGCCCAATACGAGCGTTGTCGGCGTGCCGGGGCGAATCCTGATTCAGGATGGGCAGCACATTTCGGAGCGGTCGATCGCGCAGGTCATGGATCAGGCGCTTGGCAACGCCGATCCGATGGGGGAGATTATCCGCCGCGCGCTGCACGAGATCGAAGACCTTAAGTGCCGTATCGAAGCGGCGGAGGAAGATCTGCATCCGGAGCGGATCTTGACTCGGCTGCAGGACAGCGCTCGGGAGAAATCCCTCGCGGACGAGTTTGAAGAGATGCTTAACGCCGACACCTTCACCCCGAACCGGCGCGAAAATGTGGCGGGCGAGGGGATCTAG
- a CDS encoding S66 peptidase family protein — protein MRKPKPLPPGGVIGIVSPASPSDAEGLRSGMAVLEAYGFRPKLMPHALDRHGHAAGLDEDRAADFMAAYADPEIDLVWCARGGSASLRLWPHLDWSALAALPPKLVVGYSDITSLQIPLTQRAHIPAIHGQMVFELALRTPEPLLQWLLGLLQSSEPAGLVPAIASDTLVPGVTEGALCGGCLSLVRATLGTPYQIDATDKLLLMEDIGEKPWGIERDLVHLREAGVLETAAGFIVGEATDTDDTQTLPMRRIWADILEPYGKPTVLGFPFGHVAQNYALPLGCRARLDAGARSLTILESAVHNG, from the coding sequence TTGCGCAAGCCGAAGCCTTTGCCGCCGGGCGGCGTGATCGGAATCGTCAGCCCCGCCAGTCCATCGGACGCCGAAGGGCTGCGCTCGGGAATGGCGGTTTTGGAAGCGTATGGTTTCCGCCCGAAGCTTATGCCGCACGCGCTGGACCGCCATGGTCACGCGGCCGGGCTTGATGAAGACCGCGCGGCCGATTTCATGGCCGCCTATGCGGACCCGGAGATCGATCTTGTGTGGTGCGCGCGCGGCGGTTCGGCGTCGCTCCGGCTCTGGCCGCATCTGGACTGGTCTGCCCTCGCGGCGCTGCCGCCCAAGCTGGTCGTCGGGTACTCCGACATCACTTCCCTGCAAATTCCGCTCACTCAGCGCGCCCACATCCCCGCGATCCACGGTCAGATGGTCTTCGAGCTGGCCCTGCGCACGCCGGAGCCGCTGCTGCAATGGCTGCTGGGATTGCTCCAGTCGTCAGAGCCCGCCGGCCTTGTCCCTGCGATTGCGTCCGACACGCTTGTTCCCGGCGTGACCGAAGGCGCTCTCTGCGGCGGCTGCCTGTCGCTCGTCCGCGCCACGCTCGGCACGCCGTATCAGATCGACGCGACCGACAAATTGCTCTTGATGGAAGATATCGGGGAGAAGCCCTGGGGGATCGAGCGTGACCTCGTCCATCTGCGCGAGGCGGGGGTGCTGGAGACGGCCGCCGGGTTTATCGTCGGCGAAGCGACGGATACGGACGATACGCAGACGCTGCCGATGCGCCGGATCTGGGCGGACATTTTAGAGCCTTACGGCAAGCCCACCGTGCTGGGATTCCCCTTCGGACACGTCGCCCAAAACTACGCGCTGCCGCTCGGCTGCCGCGCCCGCCTCGACGCCGGGGCGCGAAGCTTGACGATTCTGGAATCCGCTGTCCATAATGGGTAG
- a CDS encoding OB-fold nucleic acid binding domain-containing protein: protein MQVIHGLRPAKRGYLGALLLGALAITALAGCGTHTDKVRDILDNPTRFADKDVTIAGEVTKVYELPLGISNLSAYRVNDDSGQIWVVSHAGAPSEGSKVGLKGRVRPEGKFAGSFLGSVIEEDQRRTR, encoded by the coding sequence ATGCAAGTCATACACGGGCTAAGACCCGCCAAACGTGGATATCTCGGCGCCCTGCTGCTCGGCGCCCTCGCCATCACCGCGCTCGCCGGCTGCGGAACGCACACCGATAAAGTGCGCGACATCCTGGATAACCCGACGCGCTTCGCCGACAAAGACGTCACCATCGCCGGCGAGGTCACGAAAGTCTACGAGCTGCCGCTCGGGATTTCTAACCTGTCGGCCTACCGGGTCAACGACGACAGCGGCCAGATCTGGGTCGTCAGCCACGCCGGCGCGCCCAGCGAAGGGTCAAAAGTGGGATTGAAGGGGCGCGTTCGCCCGGAGGGAAAATTCGCGGGCTCGTTTTTGGGAAGCGTGATCGAGGAAGACCAGCGGCGGACACGGTGA
- a CDS encoding aldehyde dehydrogenase family protein: MNSEVRSLYIASQWRATSEVDTIVSPWDGTSVGHLYRGAVQEMEDAIAAAYAAREPFRALTDAVRGGALDKIHAGLVARAEEIAVTIAREAGKPIRDARGEVGRAVHTFQIAAEEARRFGQGEQIPLDRIESSQGRIGITRRFPSGVVGAITPFNFPLNLVAHKVAPALAVGAPVVLKPAHQTPLTALLLAEVIAEAGLPVGAFNVIHTEPALGERLALDPRVAVLSFTGSARIGWELKAKANRKRVTLELGGNAATIVHEDADLEMVVPKCVASAFAYAGQVCISTQRLLVHRPIFDAFTQRFVALSRDLRLGDPLDETADLGPVITEAGGVRILECVREALDGGARLLLGDIAPADPRRIAPIILTDTNTEMKAEREEIFGPVVTLTPYDDFEEALDRANDSDYGLQTGVFTNDIHRIYRAFDRLEVGGVIANDTPSYRVDHMPYGGVKGSGFGREGVRYAMEEMSELRLLALNLS, encoded by the coding sequence ATGAACAGCGAAGTTCGCTCCCTCTACATCGCCAGTCAGTGGCGCGCGACCTCGGAAGTCGACACAATTGTCTCCCCTTGGGACGGGACGTCCGTCGGACATCTTTACCGGGGCGCGGTTCAGGAGATGGAGGACGCCATCGCCGCCGCGTATGCGGCGCGGGAGCCGTTTCGCGCCCTGACGGATGCGGTGCGGGGCGGAGCGCTAGACAAGATCCATGCGGGACTCGTCGCGCGGGCGGAGGAGATCGCGGTGACGATCGCGCGTGAGGCGGGGAAGCCGATCCGGGATGCGCGCGGCGAAGTCGGACGCGCCGTTCACACGTTTCAGATCGCCGCCGAAGAGGCGCGGCGATTTGGACAGGGAGAGCAGATCCCGCTGGATCGGATTGAGTCGTCGCAAGGGCGGATCGGGATCACGCGGCGGTTTCCCTCGGGCGTGGTCGGCGCGATCACGCCGTTCAATTTCCCTCTCAATCTGGTCGCGCACAAAGTCGCCCCGGCGCTCGCCGTCGGCGCGCCGGTGGTGCTAAAGCCCGCGCATCAAACGCCGCTGACGGCGCTGCTGCTGGCGGAAGTCATCGCCGAAGCCGGACTTCCCGTCGGGGCATTCAATGTCATCCATACTGAACCGGCGCTCGGCGAACGATTGGCGCTCGATCCGCGCGTCGCGGTGCTGTCGTTCACCGGCAGCGCGCGCATCGGCTGGGAATTGAAGGCGAAGGCGAACCGGAAGCGTGTGACGCTGGAGCTCGGCGGAAACGCCGCCACGATTGTCCATGAGGACGCCGATCTCGAAATGGTCGTCCCCAAATGCGTCGCCAGCGCCTTCGCCTACGCCGGACAGGTCTGCATCTCCACCCAGCGTCTGCTGGTCCACCGTCCGATCTTTGACGCCTTTACCCAGCGGTTCGTCGCCCTGTCGCGTGATTTGCGGCTGGGCGATCCTCTGGACGAGACGGCGGACCTCGGTCCGGTCATCACGGAAGCGGGCGGCGTCCGAATTCTGGAGTGCGTGCGAGAAGCGCTGGACGGCGGGGCGCGCCTCCTTCTGGGCGACATCGCTCCCGCCGACCCACGGCGTATCGCCCCCATCATTCTGACCGACACAAACACCGAGATGAAGGCTGAGCGCGAGGAGATCTTTGGACCGGTCGTGACGCTCACCCCGTACGACGACTTCGAGGAAGCGCTGGACAGAGCCAACGATTCGGACTATGGCTTGCAGACAGGCGTCTTCACGAACGACATCCATCGGATCTATCGCGCGTTCGATCGGCTGGAGGTCGGCGGCGTCATTGCGAACGACACGCCGTCCTACCGGGTGGATCATATGCCGTACGGGGGCGTGAAAGGCTCGGGATTTGGGCGTGAGGGCGTGCGCTACGCGATGGAGGAGATGTCCGAACTTCGTCTGCTGGCGCTCAACCTGAGCTAA
- the glmS gene encoding glutamine--fructose-6-phosphate transaminase (isomerizing), with product MCGITGYVGGREGSVRLVLDNLKRLEYRGYDSAGVAVVAPNSPTVTVLKKAGKLSNLMNSLGDLGASSGAAIAHTRWATHGRPNDGNAHPHTDCSGRIALIHNGIIENYLDLKEQLLAEGHTFSSDTDTEVLVHLVEERLKTSNGSLEAALRSALASVTGAYSICVVSEMEPDVIYAAKTASPLIIGLGEGENFLASDIPAVMEYTRRVLVLEDGDFVKITPDQVTITTLEGELLQRDVFAVTWDVSTASKGGYDHFMLKEIHEQPQTIRDTLRGRVSDTNQVMFPELKLSREQLLNFNRIVIVACGTAYHAGMVAKHFYEALLRRPVEVSVASEFRYSDPIVDQHTLAIIISQSGETADTLAALREAKVKGATTLAVVNVVGSSIARESDEVIYTYAGPEISVASTKAYTTQLIALYLVGLYIAEQENRLGPTVVAGYVELLKALPAQVAQVLKLGPEIKELAQGLSKSSSFFFLGRGFDYAVAMEAALKLKEVSYIHAEAYAAGEMKHGPLALVEPGVTVVCFATQSALYDKMLSNVKEITARDGGAVALVKDGDEGLDTRSVDSVLRIPSTHDWFMPILAIVPMQMLAYYIAAALGREIDQPRNLAKSVTVE from the coding sequence ATGTGTGGAATTACGGGATATGTCGGAGGACGCGAGGGCAGCGTCCGTCTAGTTCTGGATAATCTGAAGCGGCTGGAATACCGCGGTTATGACTCCGCCGGTGTGGCCGTGGTTGCCCCGAACAGTCCGACCGTCACCGTTCTCAAGAAAGCCGGCAAGCTTTCCAATTTGATGAACAGCCTCGGAGACCTCGGCGCGTCCAGCGGCGCCGCCATCGCGCACACGCGCTGGGCGACACATGGGCGTCCCAATGATGGGAACGCGCACCCGCACACGGATTGCAGCGGCCGTATCGCCTTGATCCATAATGGGATCATCGAAAACTATCTGGACCTCAAAGAGCAGTTGCTCGCGGAAGGCCATACGTTTTCCAGCGATACCGATACCGAGGTCCTGGTCCATCTCGTCGAGGAACGCCTGAAAACCTCCAACGGTTCGCTGGAGGCCGCGCTGCGCAGCGCCCTCGCCTCCGTCACCGGCGCTTACTCCATCTGCGTCGTCTCCGAGATGGAGCCGGACGTCATTTACGCCGCCAAAACCGCCTCGCCGCTGATCATCGGCCTGGGCGAAGGCGAAAACTTCCTGGCCTCGGATATCCCCGCCGTCATGGAGTACACCCGCCGGGTCTTAGTGCTGGAAGACGGAGACTTCGTCAAGATCACGCCCGACCAGGTGACAATCACCACCCTGGAAGGCGAACTGCTCCAGCGCGATGTGTTCGCGGTCACCTGGGATGTCAGCACGGCGTCCAAAGGCGGCTACGACCACTTCATGCTCAAGGAGATCCACGAGCAGCCGCAGACGATCCGCGACACCCTGCGCGGCCGCGTGTCGGACACCAATCAGGTGATGTTCCCGGAACTCAAGCTCTCGCGCGAACAGCTGCTCAACTTCAATCGGATCGTCATCGTCGCCTGCGGCACGGCGTATCACGCCGGCATGGTCGCGAAGCACTTCTACGAAGCGCTGCTGCGCCGCCCCGTCGAGGTGTCCGTGGCGAGCGAGTTCCGTTACAGCGATCCGATCGTCGATCAGCACACCCTCGCCATTATCATCTCCCAAAGCGGCGAGACCGCCGACACCCTGGCGGCTCTGCGCGAAGCCAAGGTGAAGGGCGCGACAACTCTCGCGGTGGTCAATGTCGTCGGCTCCAGCATCGCCCGCGAATCCGACGAAGTCATCTACACCTATGCCGGCCCCGAGATCAGCGTCGCCTCCACCAAGGCGTACACCACGCAATTGATCGCCCTGTATCTGGTCGGCCTTTACATCGCGGAGCAAGAGAATCGCCTGGGACCGACCGTCGTCGCCGGATACGTTGAGCTCCTGAAGGCCCTGCCCGCGCAGGTCGCCCAGGTGCTGAAACTCGGCCCGGAGATCAAGGAGCTGGCGCAGGGCCTTTCAAAGTCCAGCAGCTTTTTCTTCCTGGGGCGCGGCTTTGACTACGCCGTCGCGATGGAAGCCGCGCTCAAGCTCAAGGAAGTCTCCTACATCCACGCCGAAGCCTACGCCGCCGGCGAGATGAAGCACGGCCCGCTCGCGTTGGTCGAGCCAGGCGTCACCGTCGTCTGCTTCGCCACCCAATCGGCGCTCTACGATAAGATGCTCTCGAACGTCAAAGAGATCACCGCCCGCGACGGCGGCGCGGTCGCCCTGGTCAAGGACGGCGACGAGGGCCTGGACACCCGCTCGGTGGACAGCGTTCTGCGCATCCCCAGCACCCACGACTGGTTCATGCCGATCCTGGCGATCGTCCCCATGCAGATGCTCGCCTACTACATCGCGGCGGCCCTGGGCCGCGAGATCGACCAGCCGAGGAATCTGGCGAAGTCGGTGACGGTGGAATAA
- a CDS encoding transporter, whose translation MKAPYYFAACAALLCLAAQPVLAGPVPLDGPGTTEPGRYTLDIAINSSQVTGSESQTLPAVNLAYGLTNNIEIGTGVAAASVRNSGSSRVTGFGDTTADIKWRFLEETKSAPQIAIDYTVKVPTAGVSNGLGNGKYASTFGLAAAKSYGKYGLGLAASYNLPGTAAAKNSWYYGAALTFQATERTSIGAQIYGASPGAPGARTDMGYVIGLNHTYATDQNFSLQVGKSERGFSDLTVYAGLEFILGKGRHKADPAAK comes from the coding sequence ATGAAAGCGCCCTACTATTTCGCGGCCTGCGCCGCATTACTTTGCCTCGCGGCTCAGCCTGTCCTCGCGGGTCCGGTCCCGCTGGACGGCCCGGGAACCACGGAACCCGGCCGCTACACGCTGGACATCGCGATCAACTCGTCTCAGGTGACCGGCTCCGAGTCGCAGACGCTTCCGGCGGTCAACCTCGCTTACGGCCTCACCAACAATATCGAAATCGGAACCGGCGTCGCCGCCGCCTCGGTCCGCAATTCTGGCTCCAGCCGCGTCACCGGATTTGGCGACACCACGGCGGACATCAAGTGGCGTTTCCTGGAGGAGACGAAAAGCGCTCCGCAGATCGCCATCGACTACACTGTGAAGGTCCCCACCGCCGGCGTATCGAACGGCCTGGGCAACGGCAAGTACGCCAGCACCTTCGGCCTGGCGGCCGCGAAGTCCTATGGAAAGTACGGCCTCGGACTGGCCGCCTCCTACAACCTGCCCGGAACCGCCGCCGCGAAGAACAGCTGGTACTACGGCGCGGCCCTGACGTTCCAGGCGACAGAGCGCACGTCGATCGGCGCGCAGATCTACGGCGCGAGCCCCGGCGCTCCCGGCGCGCGCACCGACATGGGTTATGTCATCGGCCTCAACCACACGTATGCGACGGATCAAAACTTCTCGCTGCAAGTCGGCAAGAGCGAGCGCGGTTTCTCGGACCTGACCGTTTACGCCGGCCTGGAGTTCATCCTCGGCAAGGGCCGCCACAAGGCCGATCCCGCCGCGAAATAA